Proteins encoded by one window of Polaribacter haliotis:
- a CDS encoding SusE domain-containing protein, protein MIQNIKRFSAIAILGLVLSVFHSCDDSSEKFTINAPTAPVLQELNFAKLELDAVNTNNPAVTLNWAEADYGQQASINYSIEFSKTEDFAEATTASTVTGKTSVTLSVNEVNTAAGNAGLNPFNWENVFIRVKAGLGTQGGEKIASNAVMLEVYPYFNYVFNDFYLVGDATAPGWNNNNNNPALFRDPNDANTYYYTGFWADNGHFKVLSTTGEWQPQYGTDDGSTVGANLGGGTDPERFPYGGGNGIPAGFYTFKINFASNTFSFESFDANGKNSPASLTVKGTSTADIALTALAFDGHIWYAKDVKLTPGNVEFVTDSGTKWGSSSSFSGVATDGGGSIPVVVEDNYDIWFNDLTGRYILIPLNL, encoded by the coding sequence ATGATACAAAATATAAAAAGATTTTCTGCAATTGCAATTCTTGGATTGGTTCTTAGTGTGTTCCATTCTTGTGATGATAGCTCAGAAAAATTTACAATAAACGCACCTACAGCTCCAGTTTTGCAAGAATTAAATTTTGCAAAACTAGAATTAGACGCTGTAAACACAAACAATCCTGCTGTTACCTTAAATTGGGCAGAAGCAGATTATGGACAACAAGCTTCTATAAATTATTCTATAGAATTTTCTAAAACAGAAGATTTTGCTGAAGCTACAACAGCTTCTACAGTTACAGGAAAAACTTCAGTAACACTTTCTGTTAATGAAGTAAATACTGCCGCTGGAAATGCAGGTTTAAATCCTTTCAACTGGGAAAATGTTTTTATAAGAGTAAAAGCTGGTTTAGGAACACAAGGTGGAGAAAAAATAGCTTCTAACGCTGTTATGTTAGAAGTATATCCATACTTTAATTATGTTTTTAACGACTTTTATTTAGTTGGAGACGCAACTGCTCCTGGATGGAATAACAATAATAACAACCCAGCTCTTTTTAGAGACCCTAATGATGCAAATACATATTATTATACAGGATTTTGGGCAGATAATGGACATTTTAAAGTTTTATCTACAACTGGAGAATGGCAACCACAATATGGTACAGATGATGGATCTACTGTTGGGGCAAATTTAGGTGGTGGAACTGATCCAGAAAGATTTCCTTATGGAGGAGGAAATGGAATTCCTGCTGGTTTTTATACATTTAAAATAAACTTTGCAAGTAATACTTTTTCTTTTGAGTCATTTGATGCTAATGGAAAAAACAGTCCTGCTTCTTTAACTGTAAAAGGAACAAGTACTGCAGATATTGCATTAACTGCATTAGCTTTTGACGGACATATTTGGTACGCAAAAGATGTAAAATTAACTCCTGGAAATGTAGAGTTTGTTACAGATTCTGGCACTAAATGGGGTAGTTCTTCTTCTTTCTCTGGTGTTGCTACTGATGGTGGTGGTTCAATTCCAGTTGTTGTAGAAGATAACTATGATATCTGGTTTAATGATTTAACAGGACGTTATATCTTAATTCCTTTGAATTTATAA
- a CDS encoding RagB/SusD family nutrient uptake outer membrane protein, with protein MMKKIFKIEKIAALFLVMVFAMSSCTKDLDITPKDDQDLLGEDFFKDETSYKRLLAGVYGNLSLTGVDGPGSSNIDGLDAGTSQFGRVLLYLQTLSADQMIWSYENDPGTREIQRNIWNANDPIILGMFGRSHVTIAFANNFLRETTDAKLTERNVSATTKTEIVKYRAEARLLRAMSYYYMMDLFGQANFTTEEDAINTSPKAYDRTQLFEFVESELIAIEADLADPLANEHGRASKGVAWMILAKIYLNAEVYIGQDKYTECLDYCKKIISGGYALAAEYSHNFMADNDINSAKNEIIFPLISDGTFTQNFGPTTVMVNGSVGSLEVNGAALGVGAGGWGGALRLRKEFVELFDGGIYNSDTRNTIISGTRSKEITDISNKDQGYILEKYSNAKSTGGFGVDQTFVDTDFPLFRLADVYLMYAEAHLRGGTGANPTDLTGFINELRTRAKNPQNNLTIADINLDFIIDERSRELHWEAHRRQDLIRFGRFTGGNYNWAWKGNGTNGIALPATLKLYPIPSASLKSNPELKQNDGY; from the coding sequence ATGATGAAAAAAATATTTAAAATAGAAAAAATAGCTGCATTATTTCTTGTAATGGTTTTTGCAATGTCTTCTTGTACAAAAGATTTAGACATTACACCAAAAGACGATCAAGATTTATTAGGAGAAGACTTTTTTAAAGACGAAACGTCTTACAAAAGATTATTAGCTGGAGTTTATGGAAATCTTTCTTTAACTGGAGTAGATGGACCAGGATCATCAAATATCGATGGTTTAGATGCAGGAACAAGTCAGTTTGGTAGAGTTTTATTGTACCTACAAACATTATCTGCAGATCAAATGATTTGGTCTTACGAAAATGACCCTGGTACAAGAGAAATTCAACGAAATATTTGGAACGCAAACGATCCTATAATTTTAGGGATGTTTGGTAGAAGTCATGTAACAATTGCTTTTGCAAACAACTTCTTAAGAGAAACAACAGATGCCAAATTAACAGAAAGAAATGTTTCTGCTACAACAAAAACAGAAATTGTTAAATACAGAGCAGAAGCAAGATTGTTAAGAGCAATGTCTTATTACTATATGATGGATTTATTTGGGCAAGCAAACTTCACTACAGAGGAAGATGCCATAAATACATCACCAAAGGCATATGATAGAACTCAACTTTTTGAATTTGTAGAATCCGAATTAATAGCTATTGAAGCAGATTTAGCAGATCCTTTAGCAAACGAACATGGTCGAGCAAGTAAAGGTGTTGCTTGGATGATTTTAGCAAAAATTTATTTGAATGCAGAAGTATATATTGGTCAGGATAAATATACAGAATGCTTAGACTACTGTAAGAAAATAATTAGCGGAGGTTATGCATTGGCTGCAGAATATTCGCATAACTTTATGGCAGATAACGATATAAATTCAGCAAAAAACGAAATTATTTTTCCTTTAATTTCTGATGGTACATTCACACAAAATTTTGGTCCAACAACTGTAATGGTTAATGGTTCTGTAGGTAGTTTAGAAGTTAATGGTGCTGCATTAGGTGTTGGTGCTGGTGGCTGGGGAGGCGCTCTTAGACTTAGAAAAGAATTTGTAGAATTGTTCGATGGTGGTATTTACAACAGCGATACAAGAAATACAATTATTTCTGGAACTAGAAGCAAAGAAATTACAGACATTTCTAATAAAGACCAAGGTTATATTTTAGAGAAATACTCGAATGCAAAATCTACTGGTGGTTTTGGGGTAGACCAAACTTTCGTAGATACAGATTTTCCTTTATTTAGATTAGCAGATGTTTATTTAATGTATGCAGAAGCACATTTAAGAGGTGGTACTGGAGCAAATCCTACAGATTTAACAGGGTTTATAAACGAGTTAAGAACAAGAGCTAAAAACCCACAAAACAATTTAACAATTGCGGATATTAATTTAGATTTTATTATAGATGAAAGATCTAGAGAATTACATTGGGAAGCTCACAGAAGACAAGATTTAATTCGTTTTGGTCGTTTTACTGGAGGTAATTATAACTGGGCTTGGAAAGGAAATGGTACCAATGGAATTGCTTTACCTGCAACTCTAAAATTATACCCAATTCCATCTGCGAGTTTAAAATCGAATCCAGAATTGAAACAAAATGATGGTTATTAA
- a CDS encoding TonB-dependent receptor, with amino-acid sequence MDNITLGYTFDKPIKKFASNSIRLWAGMQNVFTVTNYSGLDPEVFNGIDNTIYPRPRTFLVGANIKF; translated from the coding sequence ATGGATAATATTACATTAGGTTATACTTTTGATAAACCAATCAAAAAATTTGCATCAAATAGCATTCGTTTATGGGCTGGTATGCAAAATGTATTTACAGTTACAAACTACTCTGGTTTAGATCCAGAAGTTTTTAATGGTATAGATAACACTATTTACCCAAGACCAAGAACATTTTTGGTGGGTGCAAACATTAAATTTTAA